Proteins encoded in a region of the Actinomycetota bacterium genome:
- a CDS encoding IclR family transcriptional regulator yields the protein MTGSAPRRGTIQSVERAARILKVLGTGTSRMGVTEVAERLGLAKGTAYGLLRTLEAQELVEQDPETDKYRLGPAMLQLGNAFLDNHELRARSLLWADSLASRVGDAVRVGVLHGSNVLIVHHVFRPDNSVQILEVGASIPWHACALGKAIVAYLPEASRRALLGSELVPLTGRTVTDPTVLEAMLASVAEEGTALEDGEAIVGEAEIAAPVFDDRGHSVGAIGVVGPVERLLPEGRHAAAVVAAVRETSRGLSRDMGAGRVGARSGAARR from the coding sequence TTGACCGGTTCGGCACCGCGCAGAGGCACGATCCAGTCGGTCGAGCGCGCCGCCCGCATCCTCAAGGTGCTCGGCACGGGCACGTCGCGCATGGGCGTCACCGAGGTGGCCGAGCGTCTCGGGCTCGCGAAGGGCACGGCCTACGGCCTGTTGCGCACGCTCGAGGCGCAGGAGCTCGTGGAGCAGGATCCTGAGACCGACAAGTACCGGCTCGGGCCGGCGATGCTGCAGCTGGGGAACGCGTTCCTCGACAACCACGAGCTGCGGGCACGGTCGCTGCTGTGGGCCGACTCGCTCGCATCGCGGGTCGGCGACGCGGTGCGCGTGGGGGTGTTGCACGGGTCGAACGTGCTGATCGTGCATCACGTGTTCCGCCCCGACAACTCGGTGCAGATCCTCGAGGTAGGCGCCTCGATCCCGTGGCACGCGTGCGCTCTGGGCAAGGCCATCGTGGCGTATCTGCCGGAGGCATCGCGCCGGGCGCTGCTCGGGTCGGAGCTTGTGCCGCTCACCGGTCGCACGGTCACCGACCCCACCGTGCTCGAAGCGATGCTCGCCTCGGTGGCCGAGGAAGGCACCGCACTCGAGGACGGCGAGGCGATCGTCGGAGAGGCCGAGATCGCTGCACCGGTCTTCGACGACCGTGGCCACTCCGTCGGGGCGATCGGCGTCGTGGGCCCGGTCGAACGGCTCCTGCCCGAGGGGCGGCACGCCGCCGCGGTCGTCGCGGCGGTGCGCGAGACATCGCGGGGTCTCTCCCGCGACATGGGCGCCGGTCGCGTCGGCGCGAGGAGCGGGGCTGCCCGTCGATAG